In Ogataea parapolymorpha DL-1 chromosome I, whole genome shotgun sequence, the following are encoded in one genomic region:
- a CDS encoding Nicotinate phosphoribosyltransferase: protein MTFIVNSLLDTDLYKITMHAAIYINLPNAEAVFGYTNRTPSMQLNKAALDWLRTQIDHLGSLRFTPSDIDYLRTELPFLPEKYLEFIKDFKLRPAEQVKLLNVDKPEEFGLEVTGKWVDVTLYEIPLLSLISEAYFRYVDTNWTNEGQLEKARQKGAKLLANGCAFSEFGTRRRRSLETQRLVMKGLCQAAKEADNGELFLGTSNVMFAREFGVKPIGTVGHEWMMGIAAVTQDYKNANKLAMDYWLNTMGTANAGLALTDTFGTDAFLRAFVPPYSDHYVGVRQDSGSPLDYTDKISHHYLEVLKLPKFSKVICYSDSLNVDKCIEYKKKADSCGMRASFGIGTNLTNDFEGSSPLNIVIKLKSMNGNPAIKISDNLGKNMGDPSTVARVKKELGYVEKEWAEGDEAHRW from the coding sequence ATGACTTTTATCGTCAATTCTTTGCTGGATACTGATCTGTACAAGATCACGATGCACGCGGCGATCTATATAAACCTGCCAAACGCagaagctgtttttggGTACACCAATAGGACGCCATCGATGCAACTGAACAAGGCCGCTTTAGACTGGCTGCGCACACAGATTGACCATTTGGGTTCGCTCAGGTTTACTCCGAGCGACATTGACTATCTCAGAACCGAACTGCCTTTCTTgcctgaaaaatatctcgAATTTATCAAGGATTTCAAGCTGCGGCCTGCTGAACAAGTGAAACTCCTAAACGTGGACAAACCGGAGGAATTCGGTCTTGAGGTGACCGGCAAGTGGGTCGATGTCACGCTGTATGAGATTCCACTACTATCTCTCATATCGGAAGCTTATTTTAGGTATGTGGATACCAACTGGACCAACGAGGGACAATTGGAGAAAGCCAGACAGAAAGGAGCCAAGCTACTTGCCAATGGCTGTGCATTCAGCGAGTTCGGCACCCGTAGAAGACGGTCATTAGAAACACAACGCCTGGTAATGAAAGGGCTGTGTCAAGCTGCCAAGGAGGCCGACAATGGtgagctgtttctgggaACGTCCAACGTGATGTTTGCCAGAGAATTTGGAGTCAAACCAATTGGCACAGTCGGCCACGAGTGGATGATGGGAATTGCGGCTGTCACACAGGACTACAAAAATGCAAACAAGTTGGCAATGGACTATTGGCTCAATACAATGGGCACTGCAAATGCCGGTCTGGCATTGACCGATACTTTTGGTACAGACGCTTTTTTGAGAGCATTTGTTCCACCCTACTCCGACCACTACGTTGGGGTGCGCCAGGATTCTGGCTCTCCTCTGGATTACACCGACAAAATATCTCACCACTACCTGGAAGTGTTGAAGCTACCTAAATTCTCGAAAGTGATCTGCTACAGCGACTCGCTCAATGTTGACAAATGTATCGAatacaagaagaaagctgATAGTTGTGGCATGCGTGCGTCTTTTGGCATTGGCACAAACTTGACTAATGACTTTGAAGGCTCTTCTCCGTTGAACATTGTTATTAAGCTCAAAAGTATGAACGGAAACCCGGCCATCAAGATCAGCGACAACCTGGGCAAGAACATGGGAGATCCATCCACCGTTGCCCGCGTGAAAAAGGAGCTGGGCTATGTCGAGAAGGAGTGGGCCGAAGGCGACGAGGCACACCGGTGGTAA
- a CDS encoding Conserved hypothetical membrane protein, translating into MKIQDKLEQIASGFDWSASDDEASSLGRQDVEYLNRQFLRRKNSPELVDNESDEEWVDEDEDSYDESLDETIVESSDEEKIQEPDVEPPAFLKSKTIVYIIKTFPVLVVILFLMVIARLASAGSYYENTVDLGLVHHKFRGFEKKLGEIGEKLEQLSNTNNNNDRHKIEQIEEQIQQLQKHEDFSHREIKQSVQNIVIEFLQDSLDKKLEELVSDKMEHLESVMEERISQLEVEKLRDEISHEVLEKVDGQMSSVSSQIQALQSAGYSEQEIETTLSRLVQHEFNQRLEPRVAGTLNYASYDRGARVLKKYTTLPKLKRVRTKVLDRVLHGWLDFVRRTVQGHKRTLTGLNNVELTSSENSPANVLVDNSQYWQALAQDLPITFGVQLSEPNYLRQVGLYYPRVSSLTECAPRRVSLLVEPANSKHAKLLRNKLAVYYNQDLVFSHLRGLAKVSEFEFQARGGQSYQTFPFSREILMILDEFPVKNVVLVVEDNWGHKDIVVLYGLKVFGLNEFEMKSTRLTRSDEIINLGEDSVF; encoded by the coding sequence ATGAAAATACAAGACAAGCTAGAGCAGATAGCGTCCGGGTTCGACTGGTCGGCGTCGGACGATGAGGCGAGCTCTCTGGGACGGCAGGATGTCGAGTACCTGAATCGCCAGTTTTTGAGGCGAAAAAACTCGCCAGAGCTTGTGGATAATGAGTCTGACGAGGAGTGGGTagatgaggacgaagatTCGTATGATGAGTCTCTTGACGAGACCATTGTTGAATCCAGCGACGAAGAAAAAATACAGGAGCCAGATGTGGAACCTCCTGCATTCTTGAAATCCAAGACCATCGTGTACATCATCAAGACGTTCCCTGTGCTAGTAGTGATATTATTCTTGATGGTGATTGCGCGTTTGGCATCTGCTGGAAGCTACTACGAAAACACAGTGGATCTGGGGCTTGTGCATCACAAGTTTAGAggttttgaaaagaaaCTTGGTGAGATTGGCGAAAAACTGGAGCAGCTTTCAAATACGAACAATAACAATGATAGGCACAAAATAGAGCAAATCGAAGAGCAAATACAGCAATTGCAGAAACACGAGGACTTCTCACATCGCGAAATTAAGCAGTCGGTGCAGAATATAGTCATTGAGTTTCTCCAAGACTCATTGGACAAAAAGCTTGAAGAACTAGTATCCGATAAGATGGAACATTTGGAGTCTGTCATGGAAGAACGGATTTCCCAACTTGAGGTCGAAAAGTTGAGAGACGAGATCTCGCATgaggtgctggaaaaagtggATGGGCAAATGTCTTCGGTGAGTTCTCAGATCCAAGCTCTTCAATCAGCAGGCTATTCTGAGCAGGAGATAGAGACTACGCTGTCACGACTGGTCCAACATGAGTTCAACCAGCGCCTCGAGCCTCGTGTTGCCGGTACATTGAACTACGCAAGTTACGATCGGGGCGCACGGGtcttgaaaaagtacaCCACTCTACCGAAATTGAAACGCGTCCGCACAAAAGTGCTTGACCGTGTCCTTCACGGTTGGCTTGATTTCGTAAGGCGAACCGTACAGGGCCACAAGCGGACCTTGACGGGTCTGAACAATGTCGAACTCACGAGCTCGGAAAACTCGCCGGCGAACGTTTTGGTGGACAACTCGCAGTACTGGCAGGCTCTTGCGCAGGACCTTCCAATCACGTTTGGCGTCCAATTGAGTGAGCCCAATTATCTGCGTCAAGTGGGGCTATATTATCCGCGTGTCTCCTCGCTTACCGAGTGTGCTCCACGCCGCGTTTCGCTTCTGGTGGAGCCGGCCAACTCGAAGCACGCAAAACTGCTACGAAACAAGCTGGCAGTTTACTACAACCAAGATCTCGTGTTCTCGCATCTTCGCGGGCTTGCCAAGGTGAGTGAGTTCGAGTTCCAGGCGCGAGGCGGCCAAAGCTACCAAACGTTTCCCTTTTCACGCGAGATCCTGATGATTCTTGACGAGTTCCCGGTGAAGAACGTCGTGCTAGTTGTCGAGGACAACTGGGGCCACAAAGACATTGTGGTTCTCTACGGGTTGAAAGTATTTGGGCTGAATGAGTTTGAGATGAAATCAACgagattgacgagatcCGACgaaataataaatttggGCGAAGATAGTGTATTTTAG
- a CDS encoding putative MFS-type transporter has protein sequence MSKNSSEIVLETLSTDKSYFDEHLQLDKAKMLQFQPKSLQRPINWSTKKKLVHTVLYGLTTFSAQFNSTTMSFEYCVDDIRNEFGVSREVVLLLTSLYILGIAFGPMVFAPLSEIYGRKIGIFAPFLMSAMLTFATGISYSLGAMMVTRFLGGFFAGAPIVASGGVLGDIWSPAQRGAAFAFYACFVINGAALGPTIGSLLSMKTNWRNPQWFIGGLSICIIVVCCTFLHETYEPVLLAREAKKERLKSGSWEIHSKLDTWDLNIRELVKIHMVRPFAILATPVVFLMSLFASYVYGLFYLILTNVSEAFYLAKGWKGTTGTLPCISLLLGVLFGCVGNMLWANRYASLVEKNNGDPLPEQRLPVMMILGWLMPAGIFIFGWTCSPNIPWPVPCLGIMMMGCGFITIFQGSLNYLIDTYTCYSASAIAAATFLRSVFAASFPLFAKQLFVTLNVHWGASLIGFIALGMIPIPYLFFVFGKRIREKNVFIPALE, from the coding sequence ATGTCGAAGAACAGCTCTGAGATCGTTCTGGAGACCCTGTCGACTGACAAGTCTTATTTCGATGAGCACTTACAGCTAGACAAGGCCAAGATGCTCCAGTTCCAGCCTAAAAGTCTCCAAAGACCAATCAACTggagcacgaaaaaaaagctggtACACACAGTACTTTATGGATTGACCACATTCAGTGCACAATTCAATTCCACAACTATGTCGTTTGAATACTGTGTTGACGATATTCGGAACGAGTTTGGAGTGTCGCGAGAAGTGGTACTGCTTCTTACTTCTCTGTACATCCTCGGCATAGCTTTTGGCCCTATGGTGTTTGCTCCACTGTCAGAGATTTACGGCCGCAAAATTGGCATATTTGCTCCATTTCTTATGTCCGCGATGTTGACATTTGCAACCGGTATCTCATACAGCCTAGGTGCAATGATGGTGACACGGTTCCTGGGTGGCTTTTTTGCCGGAGCACCAATTGTGGCGTCGGGAGGTGTCCTTGGAGATATATGGTCGCCAGCACAAAGAGGAGCGGCATTTGCATTCTATGCCTGTTTCGTGATCAACGGAGCAGCGCTGGGCCCTACTATAGGGTCGTTATTAAGCATGAAAACCAATTGGAGGAATCCACAATGGTTCATTGGGGGATTGAGTATTTGCATTATTGTCGTCTGTTGCACCTTTTTGCATGAAACATATGAGCCTGTCTTGCTGGCACGAGAAGCCAAAAAAGAGCGCCTAAAGTCAGGATCATGGGAAATACATTCAAAACTGGATACTTGGGACCTGAACATTCGCGAGCTAGTCAAAATCCACATGGTGCGGCCGTTTGCCATTCTGGCCACTCCTGTTGTGTTTTTAATGTCGCTATTTGCCAGCTACGTTTATGGGTTATTTTATTTGATTCTCACCAATGTCTCGGAAGCATTTTACTTGGCCAAGGGGTGGAAAGGAACGACAGGGACATTACCATGCATTTCGCTCCTGCTTGGAGTTCTTTTTGGTTGTGTGGGCAACATGCTTTGGGCTAATCGGTACGCCAGTTTGGTGGAAAAGAACAATGGGGACCCTTTACCTGAACAGCGGCTTCCAgtgatgatgattttggGATGGCTAATGCCCGCCGgaatatttatttttggatGGACTTGTTCGCCGAACATTCCCTGGCCCGTCCCTTGCCTGGGAATTATGATGATGGGCTGTGGCTTCATAACCATTTTCCAAGGAAGCCTGAATTATCTCATTGACACCTATACCTGCTACTCTGCATCTGCAATAGCGGCTGCCACGTTTTTACGGTCCGTTTTTGCTGCCTCCTTTCCGTTATTCGCaaaacagctgtttgtcACCTTGAATGTCCACTGGGGCGCCAGCTTAATTGGTTTCATTGCCTTGGGAATGATTCCAATTCCGTAcctttttttcgttttcgGTAAGAGGATACGAGAAAAAAACGTTTTCATACCAGCTTTAGAATAG
- a CDS encoding Allantoate permease encodes MKERSDNKSKETVSQVEVNPVLSTVVSLDGREIEIHQLDADVALQYHQDAMDLVMDPEFERKLVRKIDWCLMPVIAALMSCQLMDKTTNSYASIMNLQKDLNMSDKEYSWVGSTFYFGYLIFQFPANLLLQKLPLSKTLGAAVMIWGVVLMCHAACTNAAGFLACRVILGVFEGFMNPAYVLLTSQWYRKSEQFMRACVWWGFQGFGTLLGAGIAYGLAVHRSGNYSFDSWRMLYIITGIITVVLGFVSLVHVPDLPVKAWFLNEIEKKYCVERVKGNQQGFGSHKFKRHQMLEAFQDPVLYLFFLYGMSYAIPNGGFTNFGSILLKGDFGFSTQNALLMGMPGGAIDIVFPISVAYLTYRFLNNSRLISSIIVQIITIIGMCCLNFTSHKGSRLFGYLSFYMATSVSAGMVSVLSSNVAGSTKKVTMNTTYLVGYCVGNIIGPQTFISAQKPGYIGAKTAMLVSFAVGLLCIVSLLVLYVHRNRIRDKKRAALGDKYQVPDTIAFADLTDIENPEFRYSL; translated from the coding sequence ATGAAAGAACGCAGCGACAATAAATCCAAGGAAACGGTTTCTCAAGTTGAGGTAAACCCTGTTCTCTCGACGGTTGTTTCGCTCGACGGACGCGAGATCGAGATCCACCAATTGGATGCGGACGTTGCTCTGCAGTACCATCAAGACGCGATGGATCTGGTCATGGACCCAGAATTCGAGCGCAAGCTAGTGCGCAAAATAGACTGGTGTTTGATGCCGGTTATTGCTGCACTCATGTCTTGTCAGCTAATGGACAAAACAACCAACTCTTACGCTTCGATCATGAATCTACAAAAGGACCTCAACATGTCCGATAAGGAATACAGCTGGGTCGGCAGCACTTTTTACTTTGGATACCTTATTTTCCAATTCCCAGCaaacctgctgctgcagaagCTTCCTCTTTCGAAAACTTTGGGAGCAGCAGTCATGATCTGGGGTGTCGTGCTGATGTGTCACGCGGCCTGCACTAATGCTGCCGGGTTTCTTGCCTGTCGAGTCATCCTAGGAGTTTTCGAAGGTTTCATGAACCCAGCGTATGTTCTTCTCACCAGTCAATGGTACCGGAAGAGCGAGCAGTTCATGCGTGCCTGTGTCTGGTGGGGATTTCAAGGTTTTGGTACTCttttgggagcaggaaTCGCTTATGGCCTTGCAGTGCACCGTTCAGGCAACTACTCTTTTGACTCGTGGAGAATGCTGTACATTATCACGGGGATTATCACTGTCGTTTTGGGTTTCGTCTCTTTGGTGCACGTTCCAGACTTGCCGGTTAAAGCAtggtttttgaacgagatAGAGAAGAAATACTGTGTTGAAAGAGTCAAAGGAAATCAgcaaggttttggaagcCATAAGTTCAAACGCCACCAAATGCTCGAGGCGTTCCAAGACCCAGTGTTGTACCTGTTTTTCCTTTATGGAATGTCGTATGCAATTCCCAACGGAGGCTTTACTAACTTTGGTTCTATTCTTTTGAAAGGAGACTTTGGCTTTTCCACTCAGAATGCGCTATTAATGGGAATGCCTGGCGGAGCCATCGACATCGTCTTCCCTATTTCTGTGGCCTATCTCACTTATCGCTTTTTGAATAATAGCAGGCTCATCTCGAGCATCATTGTCCAAATAATCACAATCATCGGGATGTGCTGCCTAAACTTTACAAGTCACAAGGGATCTCGACTCTTTGGATATCTCTCTTTCTACATGGCAACATCTGTCTCCGCTGGTATGGTGTCTGTTCTCTCATCGAATGTTGCTGGAAGTACGAAGAAGGTGACTATGAACACGACTTATCTTGTTGGCTACTGCGTGGGCAACATCATAGGACCACAGACTTTCATCTCAGCTCAGAAGCCAGGATACATTGGGGCAAAGACTGCTATGCTAGTCAGCTTTGCCGTGGGATTACTTTGTATTGTGTCGCTCCTGGTGCTCTATGtgcacagaaacagaatCCGTGACAAGAAGCGGGCTGCCCTGGGCGACAAGTACCAGGTTCCAGATACCATTGCTTTTGCTGACCTGACAGATATCGAGAACCCGGAGTTTAGATATTCTTTATAG